A stretch of the Desulforamulus ferrireducens genome encodes the following:
- a CDS encoding zinc ribbon domain-containing protein codes for MEFIKNISEKAKDFGEKAKEITKRSGELLEVTKMRYEIGKLERIMVNNVEAIGELYYRKFKGEEELAAEIERLCQSTQTVEQDIANLRAQIEKLMPKAPICPNCQTELAEGAKFCHKCGSKIEEQ; via the coding sequence ATGGAATTTATTAAAAACATTAGCGAAAAGGCTAAGGATTTTGGTGAGAAGGCCAAAGAAATTACCAAACGCTCCGGAGAACTTTTAGAAGTAACCAAAATGCGCTATGAAATTGGTAAGCTGGAAAGAATCATGGTCAATAATGTAGAAGCTATCGGCGAACTCTATTACCGTAAATTTAAAGGTGAAGAGGAGTTGGCAGCAGAAATTGAACGCCTTTGCCAAAGCACGCAAACGGTAGAGCAGGATATTGCTAATTTGCGGGCCCAAATTGAAAAACTCATGCCTAAGGCTCCTATTTGTCCCAATTGCCAAACAGAGCTTGCGGAAGGGGCAAAATTCTGCCACAAGTGCGGTAGCAAAATTGAAGAACAGTAA
- a CDS encoding N-acetyltransferase produces MLIRKAKISDVEDIHKLISYYAAAGQMLARARTTLYEGIREFSVVEDQGKIVAAGSLHVVWSDLAEVRALAVAPDYIRQGLGSLLVQTFLKEAKELELPRVFALTYKPEFFVKCGFRLIDKDELPQKVWKECVNCPQFPNCEETAVIIDIE; encoded by the coding sequence GTGCTCATCAGAAAAGCGAAAATTTCAGACGTGGAAGATATACACAAATTAATTAGTTATTATGCTGCCGCAGGTCAAATGCTGGCCCGAGCCAGGACAACCCTTTATGAGGGCATAAGAGAGTTTTCTGTGGTGGAGGATCAAGGCAAGATTGTGGCAGCGGGTTCTTTGCATGTGGTATGGAGTGATCTTGCCGAAGTGCGGGCGCTGGCGGTGGCGCCGGACTATATTAGGCAGGGGCTGGGAAGTCTTTTGGTGCAAACCTTCTTAAAGGAAGCCAAGGAGTTGGAACTGCCCAGGGTATTTGCCCTTACCTACAAGCCAGAGTTTTTTGTCAAGTGTGGTTTTCGCTTAATCGACAAAGATGAATTACCGCAAAAGGTCTGGAAAGAATGCGTGAACTGTCCCCAGTTTCCCAACTGTGAGGAGACAGCGGTGATTATCGATATAGAATAA
- a CDS encoding transposase, with amino-acid sequence MEKEIAQKLFNDLVQQCLDEKIIVADTIAIDSTAIDAYEKKQPKSKSQETGNATWGAKYDTFRNKITWFGYKIHLAVDTSSELPIALEVTPANINDGDMGPTLIEKVAAQIPEGRLKYVIEDSGYDQQKNYEAAKAQRAQAIIPLNLRNAQEPPEGFSFNGTPKCSMGYEMVYWGCDKNFLKFRCPHALGKVDCPNGMAWCSSSNYGMVVKINVKDDLRRFSLPHRGTKRWEELYDKRTSVERCNSRLKENLTANDLHIRGIKKVTAYIYLNAIVLLATALASKKINCSPQQKVA; translated from the coding sequence ATGGAAAAAGAAATAGCCCAAAAGTTATTTAATGACTTAGTACAACAGTGTTTAGACGAAAAGATTATAGTGGCTGATACCATTGCAATTGACAGTACGGCAATTGATGCTTATGAGAAAAAGCAACCCAAGTCTAAAAGCCAAGAAACAGGTAATGCAACTTGGGGAGCCAAATACGATACGTTTAGAAACAAAATTACCTGGTTTGGCTACAAGATTCATTTAGCTGTTGATACATCAAGCGAATTACCTATAGCCCTTGAGGTTACGCCTGCAAATATTAATGACGGCGATATGGGGCCTACGCTGATTGAGAAAGTAGCGGCACAAATCCCTGAAGGAAGGTTAAAATATGTCATTGAGGATTCAGGCTACGATCAACAAAAGAACTATGAAGCTGCGAAAGCCCAGAGAGCGCAGGCAATTATCCCTTTAAACTTAAGGAATGCCCAGGAACCACCGGAAGGGTTTTCATTTAATGGAACTCCCAAGTGCTCTATGGGTTATGAAATGGTATATTGGGGTTGCGATAAAAACTTCCTTAAGTTTCGATGTCCACATGCACTGGGTAAAGTGGATTGTCCCAATGGAATGGCTTGGTGCTCCTCTTCAAACTATGGGATGGTTGTAAAGATAAACGTAAAGGACGATCTAAGGCGTTTTTCCCTGCCCCATAGAGGAACTAAGCGATGGGAAGAGCTATATGACAAAAGAACTTCTGTGGAACGTTGCAATTCTAGGCTTAAGGAGAATCTTACTGCGAATGACCTCCATATAAGGGGAATTAAAAAGGTTACGGCATATATTTACCTTAATGCCATAGTGCTATTAGCAACGGCTTTAGCATCCAAAAAAATAAACTGCTCACCCCAACAAAAAGTAGCTTAA
- a CDS encoding rhomboid family intramembrane serine protease codes for MIPLKDNIPSRRFPVVTILIIILNTMAWLYELSLGPYMDNLIFALGVTPAELFHYSLGGQLFLLTSAMFLHGGWLHFLGNMLYLWIFGDNVEDRLGKLRFLLFYLLTGYLATLTHVISDPASTSPLIGASGAIAGVLGGYFILFPHARVLTLIPIFIFIQIIHIPAIYFLGLWLLLQIFNQTFSMQGVQSVAFLAHIGGFIAGALLVKLFQKHRY; via the coding sequence TTGATACCTTTAAAAGATAATATACCATCGCGGCGATTTCCTGTTGTTACCATCCTAATTATTATTTTAAATACTATGGCCTGGCTGTACGAACTGTCCCTTGGCCCCTACATGGATAATTTAATCTTTGCCCTGGGGGTAACGCCGGCGGAGTTGTTCCATTATAGTCTGGGTGGCCAGCTCTTCCTGTTAACCTCAGCCATGTTTTTGCATGGGGGTTGGCTGCATTTCCTGGGGAATATGCTGTATCTTTGGATTTTTGGGGATAATGTTGAAGATCGTTTGGGGAAATTGCGTTTTCTTTTGTTTTACCTACTGACGGGCTATCTTGCTACCTTAACTCACGTCATATCAGATCCCGCCTCTACTTCTCCCCTCATTGGAGCCAGTGGAGCCATTGCCGGAGTATTGGGGGGATACTTTATTCTTTTCCCCCACGCCAGGGTACTTACCTTAATACCAATTTTCATTTTCATTCAAATTATTCATATACCGGCCATTTATTTTCTGGGGCTCTGGTTGTTACTGCAGATTTTTAACCAGACCTTTAGTATGCAGGGGGTCCAATCGGTGGCCTTTCTAGCCCATATCGGCGGCTTTATAGCTGGCGCGCTGCTGGTCAAGTTATTTCAAAAGCATCGTTATTAA